One window of the Shewanella cyperi genome contains the following:
- a CDS encoding glycosyltransferase family 4 protein: MKLLLVSNTAWSLYNFRLGLIKRLIADGFKVTVVCPSDSFSSKLVSIGCEVVDFSLSAKGVSPVEDFFVFIRLLFLYKKLKPDLVIHYTIKPNIYGSIAARLLSIPSLAVTTGLGYTFINSNFVSKVARVLYKFSFKFPFQVWFLNEDDKTVFIESKLVSAQKAVVLNGEGVNLNYFSPVVNDRRDDKVRFLLIARMLWDKGIREYVDAAKLVRESNPDVIFQLLGPCDSNNPSAIGNDIIDLWVKSGLVEYLGVTDDVRPYMAAADCVVLPSYREGIPRTMIEAAAMEKPLIVSNAPGCREVVLDNLNGFICDVRSAESLASCFDKIIYMTGEQRALMGKFSREFIKTKFDEKLIIDQYLTMLNFFNKA, from the coding sequence ATGAAATTATTATTAGTGTCAAATACAGCTTGGTCTTTATACAATTTTAGGTTGGGGTTGATAAAACGTTTGATCGCAGATGGTTTTAAAGTCACCGTTGTCTGCCCATCTGATAGTTTTTCAAGTAAGCTCGTATCTATAGGTTGCGAGGTTGTTGATTTTTCGTTGTCTGCAAAAGGTGTTAGTCCAGTAGAAGATTTTTTTGTTTTTATTAGACTACTTTTTTTATACAAAAAACTGAAACCAGATTTGGTGATTCATTATACAATAAAGCCCAATATTTACGGTTCAATTGCAGCAAGGCTACTTTCAATTCCTTCACTTGCTGTTACAACAGGCTTGGGGTATACATTTATTAATAGTAATTTTGTTTCAAAAGTAGCTAGAGTTCTCTATAAATTTTCTTTTAAATTTCCCTTCCAAGTGTGGTTTTTAAACGAAGATGATAAAACAGTTTTTATCGAAAGCAAGCTTGTTTCTGCGCAAAAAGCTGTTGTTCTAAATGGTGAAGGTGTTAATTTAAACTATTTTTCTCCGGTTGTTAATGATAGGCGCGATGATAAAGTACGATTTCTTTTAATAGCTAGAATGCTTTGGGACAAAGGAATTCGTGAGTACGTAGATGCTGCTAAGTTAGTTAGAGAGTCAAATCCTGATGTGATTTTTCAACTTTTAGGTCCGTGTGACTCTAATAATCCTAGCGCTATTGGAAACGATATAATTGATTTATGGGTTAAATCTGGATTAGTTGAATATCTTGGTGTTACTGATGATGTACGTCCTTATATGGCAGCTGCAGATTGTGTAGTTCTACCGTCATATAGAGAGGGTATACCTAGAACTATGATCGAGGCTGCAGCTATGGAGAAACCTCTTATAGTCAGCAATGCTCCAGGTTGTCGCGAAGTTGTATTAGATAATTTGAATGGATTTATTTGCGATGTAAGAAGTGCAGAATCACTTGCTAGTTGTTTTGATAAAATTATTTATATGACAGGCGAACAACGTGCTCTAATGGGTAAGTTTAGTCGTGAGTTTATAAAGACAAAGTTCGATGAGAAATTGATTATTGATCAGTATTTAACAATGTTGAATTTTTTTAATAAAGCTTAG
- a CDS encoding O-antigen polymerase, producing MFSLISIVILVIVLIAFNIPKLPVFLYFISFLLFSIALDGNEFGLWDYMYVHNVAINTLNVYFYWFSFLVSFLIFCFFLRTNGRNNFTLDIYSRGVNLVLLRNIARSFAAVAIIATILNVYRVGDMQLIFISPRVWEKTFGRYVILNYLYFLHLCAIPLFICYFKHPLITSLKFNKKILDVILFFLCVIVSFFHGIKFTVLHAFVFAGFSFYIFSDFKFNKYIYILACTFLSFILSFFIFIRGGGGGGLLGYITSASVNSIYLININEFYNVGKFSSFFPFFEPDFIFKIVDRLSGEFQSKGVGDSSGFFLNDKFNLFSGLTILSFTGPVGFVFWSMLLSILIKKMYNLNSLSRCFLLLHLLNTCLMLFTAWEFYKLKLLYVLIVGHFVSFYVMRSGKNINI from the coding sequence ATGTTTTCTCTGATTAGTATCGTAATACTTGTTATTGTATTGATAGCATTCAACATTCCAAAGCTACCTGTTTTTCTATATTTTATTTCTTTTCTGCTTTTTTCTATTGCTTTAGATGGAAATGAGTTTGGATTATGGGACTATATGTATGTGCACAATGTTGCAATCAATACACTGAATGTTTATTTTTACTGGTTTTCATTTTTAGTATCGTTTTTGATTTTTTGTTTTTTTCTAAGGACAAATGGACGTAATAATTTTACTTTAGATATATATTCAAGAGGGGTAAATTTAGTTCTTCTCCGTAATATTGCACGTTCATTTGCGGCTGTAGCTATTATAGCCACTATTTTAAATGTTTACAGAGTTGGTGACATGCAACTCATATTTATATCTCCGAGAGTGTGGGAAAAAACTTTTGGTCGGTATGTTATTTTAAATTATCTTTATTTTTTACATCTTTGTGCTATCCCTTTATTTATTTGTTACTTTAAGCACCCATTAATAACTTCTCTTAAATTTAATAAAAAAATATTGGATGTTATTCTGTTTTTTTTATGTGTTATAGTATCCTTTTTTCACGGTATAAAATTTACCGTTCTTCATGCATTTGTTTTTGCTGGATTTTCCTTTTATATTTTTTCCGATTTCAAGTTCAATAAATACATATATATATTAGCTTGTACCTTCTTGTCCTTTATACTTTCGTTTTTTATTTTTATTAGAGGGGGAGGGGGCGGTGGTCTGTTAGGCTATATAACTAGCGCTAGCGTAAACTCTATATACTTAATAAATATTAATGAGTTTTATAACGTTGGAAAGTTTAGTTCTTTTTTTCCTTTTTTTGAACCAGACTTCATTTTTAAGATTGTTGACCGACTATCAGGTGAGTTTCAAAGTAAAGGAGTTGGTGATTCAAGTGGTTTCTTTTTGAATGATAAATTTAATTTATTTTCAGGTCTAACAATATTGTCATTTACAGGTCCTGTTGGATTTGTTTTTTGGTCAATGTTGCTTAGTATTTTAATAAAAAAAATGTATAACTTAAATAGTTTAAGTAGATGCTTTTTATTGTTGCATTTGCTTAACACTTGCCTAATGCTTTTTACTGCATGGGAGTTTTATAAGCTCAAGTTATTATACGTTCTTATTGTTGGGCATTTTGTATCTTTTTACGTTATGCGTTCAGGTAAGAACATCAATATATAA